The genomic stretch ATTCTGAAAAATTAGTGCGAGCAATTATGGATAATGCCGCGAGTTTTATGTTTGAGTTAATGAAGAATGACCTTAAATCAGAGGACCGATTGGCTTATTCATTACAGCAGCTATGCCAAAGTTTAGAATTAGAAGTAAAAAATGAGTTTTATCTACTGCCTCATTATATTAATAAGAATAAATTGGCGCTTTATAGTGATATTTCGAGGAAAAGTTTATACAAATACCTTCAAAATTTAGAAAGAAAAGGACAAATCAAAATGAATGGTAATCAAATACTTGTCCGCATTTCGCGATTCACAAATAGCGAGAATGTAGATTGGTTGTAGAACAAAAAAGCCGCAATTACTGGCAAAATTAATAATTCGAAAAAACGACACATGATTGATAGTATGGAGTGGATTTTACACATATTTGTCCTCTTCGCCTTTGATATACTTTACAAATCAAGTGAGACCTATACGATAATTACATCATTTAGATAACTTGAAATTGTAAAGTTGAAGGGGCAAAAAAAATGAAATTAGGTAAAGTAGGAGCCTTACTTCTCGGTACGGCTTTAGTTTTCCAGGCACCATTCCAAGTTTTCGCAACGAGTGTAAATGGAGAAGAACAGGTGAAAAAAGAAGCTGCTGCGCCAAAAATATCCGTTAACAAGCAAACCTTAGCTGCTACCAGTGATTTAGAACAAACGGTAGGGGAAGCAATTACCAAAACGATACATCTTCAAGATCAAGCATTACCAAACAATGAA from Listeria monocytogenes ATCC 19117 encodes the following:
- a CDS encoding Crp/Fnr family transcriptional regulator, which produces MDDWSTLIGELEHNTPEKVWIVREELNISEVFEIQKLEAHFILVLEGVLRMENEHQQILHYFRENNVIYQSPYELRVQNKLRLVAETPAHIVLLHREFFLNYATNQPAYSEKLVRAIMDNAASFMFELMKNDLKSEDRLAYSLQQLCQSLELEVKNEFYLLPHYINKNKLALYSDISRKSLYKYLQNLERKGQIKMNGNQILVRISRFTNSENVDWL